The Oryzias latipes chromosome 16, ASM223467v1 genome includes a region encoding these proteins:
- the LOC101160838 gene encoding sphingomyelin phosphodiesterase 5 — protein sequence MALQASPFPNRLVAGFHAVGWALVLPCFWSLSHIIAVCKSTTQEQAQRAEQECYLHPLKVFFGFIFFLILFVITVPLAFLGFLLWAPLQGCRRPFYYHREAPSSPERESHKGFELEGRASFGFATANLCLLPEGLARFNNLGNTHRRASAIGQRIVQGVCRPHIKIYVDSPSSCGTLSPSNSTLPAPNSKREASAGRQSQPPASRHGDSTERPVRVVPEACDETEVLLSETPNSNQNSNQQDKTRCRSAPRAFLSQGLHQKDDVPWEVSSLFPPNIDILCLEEVFDKRAAQKLTNILKPVFGHILYDIGVYACQPPCRCTSFKFFNSGLFLASRFPILKAQYHWFPNSRGEDALAAKGLLSTKVLIGKNQKQNKVVGYFNCTHLHAPEGEGEIRCLQLDMVTKWIGDFREENKQPDEEVVFDVLCGDFNFDNCSPDDHLEQNHHLFEEYRDPCRAGPGKEKPWVIGTLLGQPTLYDEDVNTPENLQRTLEIDEQRKQYISPPVPAAGSPLVYPETGQPWIGRRLDYILYRERSISKHCRTEIEEVTFITHLAGLTDHIPVGLRLNIIMDSDCVEE from the exons ATGGCCTTGCAGGCGTCCCCCTTTCCTAACAGGCTTGTCGCAGGCTTCCATGCAGTCGGGTGGGCGTTAGTCCTGCCTTGTTTCTGGAGCCTTAGCCACATCATTGCTGTGTGCAAATCCACTACCCAGGAGCAAGCTCAAAGGGCGGAGCAGGAGTGCTACCTTCACCCTCTCAAAGTCTTTTTTGGCTTCATTTTCTTCCTGATTCTTTTTGTCATCACGGTCCCTTTGGCCTTTCTGGGCTTCTTGCTCTGGGCGCCTCTTCAGGGCTGCCGACGGCCGTTTTACTACCACAGAGAGGCCCCGTCTTCACCAGAGAGGGAGTCGCATAAAGGCTTTGAGCTAGAGGGCAGGGCTTCGTTCGGTTTTGCCACAGCAAATTTGTGTCTTCTGCCAGAAGGTCTGGCTCGTTTCAACAACCTGGGAAACACTCATCGAAGAGCTTCTGCCATCGGTCAGCGCATTGTACAGGGCGTGTGTCGGCCCCATATCAAGATCTACGTGGACTCGCCCAGTAGCTGTGGTACGCTCAGCCCCTCAAACAGCACCCTCCCTGCACCCAACTCCAAAAGAGAGGCTTCTGCAGGTAGGCAGTCACAGCCACCGGCCAGTCGCCACGGCGACTCAACAGAAAGACCGGTCCGTGTGGTTCCTGAAGCCTGCGATGAAACAGAAGTTCTGCTGAGTGAAACGCCCAATTCCAATCAGAACTCGAACCAGCAGGATAAGACACGCTGCAGGAGTGCCCCCCGCGCCTTCCTCTCCCAGGGTCTGCATCAGAAAGACGACGTCCCGTGGGAGGTCTCGTCGTTGTTTCCGCCGAATATCGATATTTTGTGCTTGGAGGAAGTGTTTGATAAGAGGGCGGCCCAGAAGCTCACCAATATCCTGAAACCTGTTTTTGGACACATACTGTATGACATTGGTGTGTATGCCTGCCAACCCCCATGTAGGTGCACTTCTTTTAAGTTCTTCAACAGTGGCCTGTTCCTTGCAAGCAGGTTCCCGATACTTAAGGCCCAGTATCATTGGTTCCCCAACAGCAGAGGAGAAGATGCTCTGGCTGCCAAAGGCCTCCTCTCTactaag GTACTAATTGGGAAGAACCAAAAGCAGAATAAGGTGGTCGGTTACTTTAACTGCACGCATCTTCATGCTCCAGAAG GTGAGGGGGAGATTCGCTGCCTGCAGTTGGACATGGTCACCAAGTGGATTGGAGACTTTcgggaagaaaacaaacagccaGATGAAGAGGTTGTTTTTGATGTTCTATGCGGGGATTTCAATTTCGACAACTGTTCGCCTG ACGATCATCTGGAACAGAATCACCATCTGTTTGAGGAGTACAGAGACCCATGCAGAGCAGGACCTGGAAAGGAGAAGCCCTGGGTTATTG GTACTCTTCTGGGGCAGCCCACTTTGTATGATGAGGATGTGAACACCCCGGAAAATCTACAAAG AACGCTGGAAATAGATGAGCAGAGGAAACAGTACATTTCTCCTCCTGTTCCGGCTGCTGGTTCTCCACTGGTTTATCCAGAGACCGGTCAACCATGGATCGGCCGAAGGCTGGACTACATTCTTTACCGTGAACGCTCCATCTCAAAGCACTGCAGAACA GAAATTGAAGAGGTAACTTTTATAACACATCTGGCTGGACTTACGGACCATATTCCTGTGGGCTTGAGACTGAATATTATTATGGACTCTGACTGTGTAGAAGAATGA
- the malsu1 gene encoding mitochondrial assembly of ribosomal large subunit protein 1, with the protein MNVVGRSRKVVSLLCRSCGLLEQKCVFRAARSSGLNQQCHHATPLRSRFDTQRWCSGDTDSRLLGSTSSQELSLETDHKNSQTISSGHGDSETFNLDVLVSLLRQENAVDLCVIKVPENIKYAEYFIVVSGISPRHLRAMALYAIKVYKFLRKDGDPNVKIEGKDAEDWMCIDFGKIVVHFMLPETREVYELEKLWILRAYDEQLMRIPPEVLPEDFMYDMEITK; encoded by the exons ATGAATGTTGTTGGTCGCTCCAGAAAGGTTGTATCGTTGTTGTGCAGAAGTTGTGGTTTATTGGAACAAAAGTGTGTGTTTAGAGCCGCACGTTCGTCCGGTCTAAACCAACAATGCCACCACGCAACGCCTCTTAGGAGTCGATTTGACACACAAAGATGGTGCAGCGGTGACACTGACAGCAGACTGTTGGGGAGCACATCTTCTCAGGAGCTGTCGCTTGAAACGGACCATAAAAACAGCCAAACCATCTCGTCAGGTCACG GAGACTCTGAAACCTTTAACCTGGATGTTCTGGTGTCACTTCTGCGTCAGGAAAACGCTGTGGATCTCTGTGTGATCAAAGTCCCCGAGAACATCAAATATGCAGAGTATTTCATTGTTGTTAGTGGCATTTCTCCAAGACACCTGCGTGCAATGGCGCTGTATGCAATCAAAGTG taCAAGTTTTTGAGAAAAGATGGAGATCCAAATGTCAAGATTGAAGGAAAAGATGCAGAGGATTGGATGTGTATCGACTTTG GTAAAATTGTGGTCCACTTCATGTTGCCTGAGACCAGAGAAGTATACGAGCTGGAAAAACTCTGGATTCTCCGTGCCTACGATGAGCAGCTGATGCGCATCCCTCCAGAAGTTCTACCAGAAGACTTTATGTATGATATGGAAATCACAAAGTAA